A region from the Maniola jurtina chromosome 20, ilManJurt1.1, whole genome shotgun sequence genome encodes:
- the LOC123875973 gene encoding protein lethal(2)essential for life-like, producing the protein MSIVPLLFRDWWDDWERPSKLLDQHFGMGLKRDELLSSLSSFPSSSLFRNSYFRPWRTNLARQESSSTINLTKEKFEVILDVQQFTPEEITVKATNNSVLVEGKHEEKQDEHGFISRQFTRRYILPPGYELTDLVSTLSSDGVLTITAPKRPPPNSGERVIPITKTGPVKQPEPEITNNEQPREQTVPIVTSP; encoded by the exons ATGTCGATTGTCCCATTGTTATTCCGCGACTGGTGGGACGACTGGGAGCGTCCATCAAAGCTGCTGGACCAGCACTTCGGCATGGGCCTCAAGAGGGACGAGCTGTTGTCCTCCCTCTCCTCATTCCCTTCGAGTTCCCTCTTCAGGAACTCCTACTTCAGACCGTGGAGGACCAACCTCGCCCGGCAGGAGTCCTCGTCTACTATCAACCTCACTAAGGAGAAATTTGAG GTGATCCTAGATGTCCAACAATTCACCCCCGAAGAAATCACAGTGAAAGCCACCAACAACTCCGTCCTCGTCGAAGGCAAACACGAGGAGAAACAAGACGAGCATGGTTTCATCTCCCGCCAGTTCACCCGCAGATACATCCTGCCCCCAGGCTATGAGCTCACCGATCTAGTCAGCACCTTGTCCTCGGATGGAGTCCTCACAATCACGGCACCTAAACGCCCACCCCCGAATTCTGGTGAAAGAGTTATCCCCATCACTAAAACTGGTCCAGTCAAGCAGCCTGAGCCTGAGATCACGAACAACGAGCAGCCTCGCGAACAGACCGTCCCAATCGTCACTTCCCCTTAA